One Phycisphaera mikurensis NBRC 102666 DNA window includes the following coding sequences:
- a CDS encoding agmatine deiminase family protein: MPGEFEPQRRVWVSRPDNPDTWPGPAALERAQAQHAAWVDAMREVVEVAVVQDLVAEARPEDAWIRDWGPVFVVDDRGGLGAHDFRFNSWGGKYPPWARMDAGAARVLDFVEKQHPGLRRWRHGLFLEGGAFSVNGRGSVLTTAACLLDAERNPGETRASVERLFAECFGAPGVVWLGEGIRGDDTDGHVDDCAQFVSEDAVLALEAPAGHRDHDALSENLETLRAHGGFDVHTLPSVDPGFFYDAATGRLGQDPAAGELVPASHANFLISNGSLFLPVFGCASDDAALAAADRAAPELRIVPVRAEWLVVGLGALHCLSQQEPAAGG, encoded by the coding sequence ATGCCCGGCGAGTTCGAGCCGCAGCGGCGGGTGTGGGTGTCGCGGCCGGACAACCCGGACACGTGGCCCGGGCCGGCGGCGCTGGAGAGGGCGCAGGCGCAGCACGCGGCGTGGGTCGACGCGATGCGCGAGGTCGTCGAGGTCGCCGTCGTGCAGGACCTCGTCGCGGAGGCGCGGCCCGAAGACGCCTGGATCCGCGACTGGGGCCCGGTGTTCGTCGTCGACGACCGCGGGGGCCTCGGCGCCCACGACTTCCGCTTCAACAGCTGGGGCGGGAAGTACCCGCCGTGGGCGCGGATGGACGCGGGGGCCGCCCGCGTGCTCGACTTCGTGGAGAAGCAGCACCCCGGGCTGCGGCGCTGGCGGCACGGCCTGTTCCTCGAGGGCGGCGCGTTCAGCGTCAACGGCCGGGGCAGCGTGCTCACGACGGCCGCCTGCCTGCTCGACGCGGAGCGGAACCCGGGGGAGACGAGAGCCTCGGTGGAGCGGCTCTTCGCCGAGTGCTTCGGCGCCCCCGGCGTCGTCTGGCTCGGGGAGGGGATCCGCGGCGACGACACCGACGGCCACGTGGACGACTGCGCGCAGTTCGTTTCCGAGGACGCGGTGCTGGCGCTGGAGGCGCCGGCCGGGCACCGCGACCACGACGCCCTGAGCGAAAACCTGGAGACCCTCCGCGCCCACGGCGGCTTCGACGTCCACACGCTGCCCTCGGTCGACCCGGGTTTCTTCTACGACGCCGCCACCGGTCGCCTCGGCCAGGACCCCGCCGCCGGCGAGCTGGTGCCGGCCAGCCACGCGAACTTCCTGATCTCCAACGGCTCGCTGTTCCTGCCGGTCTTCGGCTGCGCCAGCGACGACGCGGCGCTCGCCGCCGCGGACCGCGCGGCCCCGGAGCTGCGGATCGTCCCGGTCCGCGCCGAGTGGCTCGTCGTCGGGCTCGGCGCCTTGCACTGCCTCTCGCAGCAGGAGCCGGCGGCGGGGGGGTGA
- a CDS encoding carbon-nitrogen hydrolase: protein MAEARTLTVGLLQHACPVGEPAEETFARTKRLAREAAGRGAELLVTQELFKGPYFCQVEDERGFEHAEAVPAGETCSRLAALAEELGVHVSGSLFERRAPGLCHNTAVLFDPRGELAGRYRKMHVPEDPRFYEKFYFTPGEAEPAADRWPHAGSGPMIRDGFQSWVLRAEPAEIKLGPLVCWDQWFPEAARLTAMQGAEVLLYPTAIGAWHGEDAGVPETQAAAWHTIQRSHAIANGVFVAACNRVGVEGELTFWGGSFVVDPAGTVIAEASKDQEEALVVGLDLTRIEKQRRGWPFLRDRRVDAYGGLLRRWGTP, encoded by the coding sequence ATGGCCGAGGCGCGGACGCTCACCGTCGGATTGCTGCAGCACGCCTGCCCGGTGGGGGAACCGGCGGAGGAGACGTTCGCGCGGACCAAGCGGCTGGCGCGGGAGGCGGCGGGTCGGGGGGCGGAGCTGCTCGTCACGCAGGAGCTGTTCAAGGGGCCGTACTTCTGCCAGGTGGAGGACGAGCGCGGCTTCGAGCACGCCGAAGCGGTGCCCGCCGGCGAGACGTGCTCGCGGCTCGCGGCGCTGGCGGAGGAGCTGGGCGTCCACGTCAGCGGGTCGCTGTTCGAGCGGCGGGCGCCGGGGCTGTGCCACAACACGGCGGTGCTGTTCGATCCGCGTGGCGAGCTCGCGGGCCGCTACCGCAAGATGCACGTCCCCGAGGATCCCCGCTTCTACGAGAAGTTCTACTTCACGCCCGGCGAGGCGGAGCCGGCCGCGGACCGGTGGCCGCACGCGGGGTCGGGCCCGATGATCCGCGACGGCTTCCAGAGCTGGGTGCTGCGGGCGGAGCCCGCCGAGATCAAGCTGGGCCCGCTGGTCTGCTGGGACCAGTGGTTCCCCGAGGCCGCCCGCCTCACGGCGATGCAGGGCGCCGAGGTGCTGCTGTACCCCACGGCGATCGGCGCCTGGCACGGCGAAGACGCCGGCGTGCCGGAGACGCAGGCCGCCGCGTGGCACACGATCCAGCGCAGCCACGCGATCGCCAACGGCGTGTTCGTCGCCGCGTGCAACCGCGTCGGCGTCGAGGGCGAGCTGACGTTCTGGGGCGGATCCTTCGTGGTGGACCCGGCGGGCACGGTGATCGCGGAGGCGTCGAAGGATCAGGAGGAAGCGCTGGTGGTCGGGCTGGACCTCACGCGGATCGAGAAGCAGCGGCGCGGCTGGCCGTTCCTGCGGGACCGCCGCGTCGACGCCTACGGCGGGCTGCTGCGCCGGTGGGGAACGCCGTGA
- a CDS encoding flagellin N-terminal helical domain-containing protein yields the protein MSSFPTEFGRSSNLLAGARSLRTIQSTQAEIADAERQIATGKKVHRPSDAAGRASSVLYLRERIDAREQDQRNLDAAARHLLTAEQGLGEATDLLNEAHSLALAQVGVTSDPENRAVQATVVDGQIAGLQQVANRAFNTLPSFAGRGGERAGLQAFESFRGGIRYTGTADDLRTPVGEPGLVAFTSNGADAFGALDARVGGGVDLGPAASSATALADLGGGAGEGIRRGVIRVQVGAAAAVADLTDADTLGDAATRLTAAIESAAPGAGSVTVTPGGLVLGSAGPTITLTDPAGGFAAADLGVAGLTATAGTAAGADPAPRLTAETPLSALPGPLDLASGILVNQGGTEAVLDLSAATTVQDAQNAIEGLGLGLRLEVTADGRSLEIVQEVAGLELSLGENGGSTAADLGLTTFGAATALSSFRHGEGVVAVDGDDFTVTLADGTAFGVDLTGAATVSDVLGRTNAAAAAAGVGPADFNLSLAATGTGLVFQDNTAGPASMSVAWDNQSHALEHLGFPPTASAGPGGTLAGGDTATVHVANAFTHLSGLAASLRADDTAGISLAGTGLEGDTDRLIAARSGVAVRAAGLEDARERAIDLTETETAMLSELTDADLAEVISRYQRLQIQLQASMQTTAQSLRLSLFDYLG from the coding sequence ATGTCCTCCTTTCCCACCGAGTTCGGCCGCTCCTCGAACCTGCTCGCGGGTGCGCGCAGCCTGCGGACGATCCAGTCGACGCAGGCAGAGATCGCCGATGCGGAGCGGCAGATCGCCACGGGCAAGAAGGTCCACCGGCCCAGCGACGCGGCGGGGCGGGCGTCGTCGGTGCTGTACCTGCGGGAGCGGATCGACGCGCGGGAGCAGGACCAACGCAACCTCGACGCCGCGGCCCGCCACCTGCTGACCGCGGAGCAGGGGCTCGGCGAGGCGACCGATCTGCTCAACGAGGCGCACAGCCTCGCGCTCGCACAGGTCGGCGTCACCTCCGACCCGGAGAACCGCGCGGTGCAGGCGACCGTGGTCGACGGCCAGATCGCCGGTTTGCAGCAGGTGGCCAACCGGGCCTTCAACACGCTGCCGTCCTTCGCCGGCCGCGGCGGGGAGCGGGCCGGCCTCCAAGCGTTCGAGAGCTTCCGCGGCGGGATCCGCTACACGGGCACGGCCGACGACCTGCGGACGCCGGTGGGCGAGCCGGGTCTCGTCGCCTTCACCAGCAACGGGGCCGACGCGTTCGGGGCGCTCGACGCCCGCGTCGGCGGCGGCGTGGACCTCGGGCCCGCCGCGTCCTCGGCGACCGCGCTGGCCGACCTCGGCGGCGGCGCCGGCGAGGGCATCCGGCGCGGCGTGATCCGGGTGCAGGTCGGCGCGGCCGCGGCCGTCGCCGACCTCACCGACGCCGACACCCTCGGCGACGCGGCAACCCGGCTCACCGCCGCGATCGAGTCCGCCGCCCCCGGCGCCGGCTCGGTCACCGTCACCCCCGGCGGCCTCGTGCTCGGCTCGGCCGGGCCGACCATCACGCTGACCGATCCCGCCGGCGGCTTCGCCGCCGCCGACCTCGGCGTCGCCGGCCTCACCGCCACCGCCGGCACCGCCGCGGGCGCCGATCCGGCGCCCCGGCTCACCGCCGAGACGCCGCTGTCGGCGCTGCCCGGACCGCTGGACCTCGCCAGCGGCATCCTCGTGAACCAGGGCGGCACCGAGGCCGTGCTCGACCTCTCCGCGGCGACGACGGTCCAGGACGCGCAGAACGCCATCGAGGGCTTGGGCCTGGGCCTCCGCCTGGAGGTCACCGCGGACGGCCGATCGCTGGAGATCGTCCAGGAGGTCGCCGGCCTCGAGCTCTCGCTCGGCGAGAACGGCGGCAGCACCGCGGCCGACCTGGGTCTGACGACCTTCGGCGCCGCGACGGCGCTGTCCTCCTTCCGCCACGGCGAGGGCGTGGTGGCGGTCGACGGCGACGACTTCACGGTCACGCTCGCGGACGGCACCGCCTTCGGCGTCGACCTCACGGGCGCGGCGACCGTGTCGGACGTCCTCGGCCGCACCAACGCCGCGGCCGCCGCGGCGGGCGTCGGGCCCGCCGACTTCAACCTCTCGCTCGCCGCCACCGGCACGGGCCTCGTGTTCCAGGACAACACGGCGGGCCCCGCGTCGATGTCCGTCGCCTGGGACAACCAGAGCCACGCCCTCGAGCACCTCGGCTTCCCACCCACAGCCTCGGCCGGACCCGGCGGGACCCTCGCCGGCGGAGACACCGCGACGGTCCACGTGGCCAACGCCTTCACGCACCTCTCGGGGCTGGCCGCCTCTTTGCGGGCCGACGACACCGCTGGCATCAGCCTTGCTGGTACGGGGCTGGAGGGCGACACCGATCGCCTCATCGCCGCCCGCTCCGGCGTGGCCGTCCGGGCCGCGGGCCTCGAGGACGCCAGAGAGCGTGCGATTGACCTCACCGAGACCGAGACCGCGATGCTTTCCGAGCTCACCGACGCCGACCTCGCCGAGGTGATCTCCCGCTACCAGCGGCTGCAGATCCAGCTGCAGGCCTCCATGCAGACCACCGCGCAGAGCCTGCGCCTCTCGCTCTTCGACTACCTGGGCTGA
- the flgK gene encoding flagellar hook-associated protein FlgK, which produces MSLSSALQIGRSGLLAHQRAIEVTGENLANVNTPGHHRRAVRLEPGRDVALGRDHVLGTGVAFAGAERVLDAALESRLRLAGTDAGGAALTAGLLEQVEGLQNELSGTGLSDRLTRYFDAWSQLSTGPEDPALRSLVVEEARGLAGFLNELRGAYAELEDQSLDQLGASVAEADAVLAEIEDLNGRIATAEGGRGRAREAASLRDRRGVLLTRLAETLPITSTEDASGKLNVHVGSQALMLDGRSRGLTVAEREVAGVDGAPPRVESYVAIEADGTPIESQRGTLGALQNFRTVELRRSIENLDDVAGAIAFETNRAHASSQGLVAQRSWTAIHRVADADLALNLPDADRAFAASHGSFAVFVGDAASGQRTRTTVAVDLDGLGGDDTTLNTLAASLDAVDGLAATVSPDGRLTIAGDTPGSAVSFGEDSSGVLAALGINAFFSGTDATDLAVDAAVVGDPSRLAVGRDHRPGDNRGALAVAALADGGSARLGGRSIRQAWTNEVETLAAATSRARDNASSTATVRESLEAQQQALSGVNSDEEALALLQYQRGYQASARFLSTVDELTQELLRLV; this is translated from the coding sequence ATGTCGCTCTCCTCCGCCCTCCAGATCGGCCGCTCCGGCCTGCTCGCCCACCAGCGGGCGATCGAGGTGACCGGGGAGAACCTGGCCAACGTGAACACGCCCGGGCACCACCGCCGGGCGGTGCGGCTGGAGCCGGGGCGGGACGTGGCCCTCGGCCGCGACCACGTGCTGGGAACCGGCGTGGCCTTCGCCGGAGCCGAGCGCGTCCTCGATGCGGCGCTGGAGAGCCGGCTCCGGCTCGCGGGCACCGATGCCGGCGGCGCGGCGCTGACGGCCGGCCTGCTCGAACAGGTGGAAGGCCTGCAGAACGAGCTCTCGGGCACGGGCCTCTCCGACCGGCTGACCCGCTACTTCGACGCATGGTCGCAGCTGTCCACCGGGCCCGAGGACCCGGCGCTGCGGTCGCTGGTGGTGGAGGAGGCCCGCGGGCTGGCCGGCTTTCTCAACGAGCTGCGCGGCGCCTACGCCGAGCTGGAGGACCAGAGCCTGGATCAGCTCGGGGCCTCCGTCGCCGAGGCCGACGCCGTGCTCGCCGAGATCGAGGACCTCAACGGCCGCATCGCCACCGCCGAGGGCGGGCGTGGCCGGGCCCGAGAGGCCGCCTCGCTCCGCGATCGCCGCGGCGTGCTGCTCACGCGGCTGGCCGAGACGCTGCCGATCACCTCCACCGAGGACGCCTCCGGCAAGCTGAACGTGCACGTGGGCAGCCAGGCGTTGATGCTCGACGGCCGATCGCGCGGGCTCACCGTGGCGGAGCGCGAGGTCGCCGGCGTGGACGGCGCGCCGCCGCGGGTCGAGTCGTACGTGGCGATCGAGGCCGACGGCACGCCGATCGAGAGCCAGCGCGGCACGCTGGGGGCGCTGCAGAACTTCCGCACGGTGGAGCTCCGCCGCTCGATTGAGAACCTCGACGACGTCGCCGGAGCGATCGCGTTCGAGACGAACCGGGCCCACGCGTCGAGCCAGGGCCTGGTCGCGCAGCGGAGCTGGACCGCGATCCACCGCGTCGCCGACGCGGACCTCGCGCTCAACCTGCCCGACGCGGACCGCGCCTTCGCCGCGAGCCACGGCTCCTTCGCGGTCTTCGTCGGCGACGCGGCCTCGGGCCAGCGGACCCGCACCACCGTGGCCGTCGACCTCGACGGGCTCGGCGGCGACGACACGACGCTCAACACGCTGGCGGCGAGCCTCGACGCGGTCGATGGCCTCGCCGCCACCGTCTCCCCCGACGGCCGCCTGACGATCGCCGGCGACACGCCCGGCTCCGCGGTGAGCTTCGGGGAAGACAGCTCCGGCGTGCTCGCGGCGCTGGGCATCAACGCCTTCTTCTCGGGCACCGACGCCACCGACCTCGCCGTCGACGCGGCGGTGGTGGGCGACCCGTCGCGCCTCGCCGTCGGCCGCGACCACCGCCCCGGCGACAACCGCGGGGCCCTCGCCGTGGCCGCGCTCGCCGACGGCGGCAGCGCCCGGCTGGGCGGCCGCTCCATCCGGCAGGCCTGGACCAACGAGGTCGAAACGCTCGCCGCCGCCACGTCGCGCGCCCGCGACAACGCCTCCTCCACCGCCACCGTCCGCGAGTCGCTCGAGGCCCAGCAGCAGGCGCTCTCGGGCGTCAACAGCGACGAGGAAGCGCTCGCGCTCCTGCAGTACCAGCGCGGCTACCAGGCGAGCGCCCGGTTCCTCTCGACGGTGGACGAGCTGACGCAGGAGCTCTTGAGGCTCGTCTAA
- the flgN gene encoding flagellar export chaperone FlgN — MSDFAPREVEDLIAGLAAALRVQERLIDLIEARTSALRRADADAMAAADRDEAAALAEGVALERKRRTQTATLAAALGLSEDAGLAAIAEGLAPVPRRRLLDARAALRDAAEANGRRAASAARAAAAAAAHVDGLVRRMKQRSSGARYAASGRHAPARLSLSRMSLVA; from the coding sequence TTGAGCGATTTCGCGCCCCGCGAGGTCGAGGACCTGATCGCCGGCCTCGCCGCCGCGCTGCGGGTGCAGGAGCGGCTGATCGACCTGATCGAGGCGCGGACGTCGGCGCTCCGCCGCGCCGACGCCGACGCCATGGCGGCCGCCGACCGCGACGAAGCGGCGGCGCTCGCCGAAGGCGTCGCCCTGGAGCGGAAGCGGCGGACGCAGACGGCGACGCTGGCCGCCGCTCTGGGCCTCTCCGAAGACGCGGGCCTCGCCGCCATCGCCGAGGGCCTCGCGCCGGTCCCGCGCCGCCGCCTGCTCGACGCGCGGGCCGCCCTCCGCGACGCCGCCGAGGCCAACGGCCGCCGCGCAGCCTCGGCCGCGCGGGCCGCCGCCGCCGCCGCCGCGCACGTCGACGGGCTGGTCCGGCGCATGAAGCAGCGCAGCTCCGGCGCCCGCTACGCCGCCAGCGGCCGCCACGCCCCGGCACGGCTTTCGCTGAGCCGGATGTCGTTGGTGGCGTGA
- the fliW gene encoding flagellar assembly protein FliW: protein MTLTTSRFGELHIDPTEEIRFPRGLLGFPGRTRFLLLEASHAGEPKPFWWLQSTEDGGLAFVVTDPALHVAGFRVPVGRAQLAAIGLEAGAAAAAVQVLVIVNKRGQTLTGNLQGPLLVNTTTRVGEQFVLSDKRFGTHVPLLNLKAEEPGERAAVVTTIGQPAALAS, encoded by the coding sequence ATGACGCTCACGACCTCCCGTTTCGGCGAACTCCACATCGACCCCACCGAGGAGATCCGCTTCCCCCGGGGGCTGCTCGGGTTCCCCGGCCGCACGCGCTTCCTCCTCCTGGAGGCCTCGCACGCCGGCGAACCCAAGCCCTTCTGGTGGCTGCAGAGCACCGAGGACGGCGGCCTCGCCTTCGTCGTCACCGACCCGGCGCTGCACGTCGCGGGCTTCCGGGTGCCCGTCGGCCGCGCCCAGCTCGCCGCCATCGGCCTGGAAGCCGGGGCCGCCGCGGCCGCCGTGCAGGTGCTGGTGATCGTGAACAAGCGCGGCCAGACGCTCACCGGCAACCTGCAGGGCCCGCTGCTGGTCAACACGACGACGCGCGTCGGCGAGCAGTTCGTGCTGTCGGACAAGCGCTTCGGCACGCACGTGCCGCTCCTGAACCTGAAGGCGGAGGAGCCCGGTGAGCGTGCCGCGGTCGTCACGACGATCGGCCAGCCGGCCGCGTTGGCTTCCTGA
- the csrA gene encoding carbon storage regulator CsrA — protein sequence MLVLSRQRDEVIKIGDDIEITIVDVRADKVRIGIHAPRDVSVHRKEIYEAIQEENAASASIAFEGLRLNPGLAGAAPPPAARSA from the coding sequence ATGCTCGTTCTATCCAGACAACGCGACGAGGTCATCAAGATCGGTGACGACATCGAGATCACCATCGTCGACGTCCGCGCCGACAAGGTCCGCATCGGCATCCACGCCCCGCGCGACGTGTCGGTCCACCGCAAGGAGATCTACGAAGCCATCCAGGAGGAGAACGCCGCCTCGGCGTCGATCGCCTTCGAGGGGCTCCGCCTGAACCCCGGCCTCGCCGGGGCCGCTCCGCCGCCCGCGGCCCGCTCCGCCTGA
- a CDS encoding flagellin N-terminal helical domain-containing protein, whose translation MSRINTNVSSLVARNNLDRSTVDLNTRLERLSTGLRINRGSDDPSGLIASERLRSEIRATDQAVDNAERASNVIATTEGALAEVSSLLTSIKALTIQAANTGAFSPAEIEANQLEIDSAVQSITRISNTASFAGLNLLDGTLGFVTSGVDQTKVNDVFVRAANFGLDSSIPLEVSVLAPAEKASLFLSGGNASFPGGLEESVTIELAGSVGGTTFSFISGTSMADVATAINQVRDATGVSARLENPGTPEDGLIIESTGYGDDAFVSVSVLDGGDSFVTLSSPGAPVAAALGRDRGEDVLATVNGNVAEGKGLGLTLATPTLDVELVLTSGTATTLNDTTEFTITGGGALFQVGPEVNSLQQVGFGIGSIAASRLGNATVGVLSSIATGGGNSLVEGKAREASDIIDAASEQVATLRGRLGAFERNTLDAGARSQQAALENLSAAESSIRDADFAEESAALTRAQILQQANTSTLALANQSAQNVLSLLQ comes from the coding sequence TTGTCCCGCATCAACACCAACGTCTCGTCGCTCGTCGCCCGGAACAACCTCGACCGCTCGACCGTCGACCTGAACACCCGGCTCGAACGCCTCTCCACGGGCCTGCGGATCAACCGCGGCTCCGACGATCCCTCCGGCCTGATCGCCAGCGAGCGGCTCCGCTCGGAGATCCGTGCCACCGACCAGGCCGTCGACAACGCCGAGCGCGCCAGCAACGTGATCGCCACCACCGAGGGCGCTCTCGCGGAGGTGAGCTCGCTGCTCACCTCGATCAAGGCCCTCACCATCCAGGCGGCCAATACCGGCGCGTTCTCCCCGGCGGAGATCGAGGCGAACCAGCTGGAGATCGATTCGGCCGTGCAGAGCATCACGCGGATCAGCAACACCGCGAGCTTCGCGGGCCTGAACCTGCTCGACGGCACGCTGGGCTTCGTGACCAGCGGCGTCGACCAGACGAAAGTGAACGACGTCTTCGTGCGGGCCGCCAACTTCGGCCTCGACAGCTCGATCCCGCTGGAGGTTTCGGTGCTCGCTCCGGCGGAGAAGGCCTCGCTGTTCCTCTCCGGCGGCAACGCCTCCTTCCCCGGCGGGCTGGAGGAGAGCGTGACGATCGAGCTCGCCGGCTCGGTCGGGGGCACCACGTTCAGCTTCATCTCGGGCACGTCCATGGCCGACGTCGCCACCGCGATCAACCAGGTGCGGGACGCCACCGGCGTGTCGGCCCGGCTCGAGAACCCGGGCACGCCCGAGGACGGCCTGATCATCGAGTCGACCGGCTACGGCGACGACGCGTTCGTCTCGGTGAGCGTGCTCGACGGCGGGGACAGCTTCGTCACGCTCTCCTCGCCCGGCGCGCCGGTCGCCGCCGCGCTCGGCCGCGACCGGGGCGAGGACGTGCTCGCCACCGTCAACGGGAACGTCGCCGAGGGCAAGGGGCTCGGCCTCACGCTCGCCACGCCCACGCTGGACGTCGAGCTGGTGCTGACCAGCGGCACGGCCACGACCCTCAACGACACGACCGAGTTCACGATCACCGGCGGCGGGGCGCTCTTCCAGGTCGGCCCCGAGGTGAACTCGCTCCAGCAGGTCGGCTTCGGCATCGGCTCGATCGCCGCCTCGCGGCTGGGCAACGCGACGGTGGGCGTGCTCTCGTCGATCGCCACCGGCGGCGGCAACTCGCTCGTGGAGGGCAAGGCCCGCGAGGCCTCCGACATCATCGACGCCGCCAGCGAGCAGGTCGCCACGCTCCGCGGCCGGCTCGGCGCCTTCGAGCGGAACACGCTCGACGCCGGGGCCCGGAGCCAGCAGGCGGCGCTGGAGAACCTCAGCGCCGCCGAGAGCTCGATCCGCGACGCGGACTTCGCCGAGGAGAGCGCCGCCCTGACGCGGGCGCAGATCCTGCAGCAGGCGAACACGTCGACGCTGGCCCTGGCGAACCAGAGCGCGCAGAACGTGCTCTCGCTGCTGCAGTGA
- a CDS encoding flagellar basal body P-ring protein FlgI — protein MPTARAEPSRTSSWILVLLGLLAVAAGVPAAAVQVQDIARLRGAEGMPLLGVGLVVGLNGTGDKKLGPAHRMLKQMVAQLADDTAVLDDFDGTKSIALVHVHGRLPETGSAGGDLLDCYVDVAGTATSLVGGRLLVTPMKGPVAGDGGSGGGIFAFASGSLVVEDPEMPASARVGDGLHVVRDLTPAVLSADGTMELLLHEANASWPVAKNVAALVNGLGPLGQDLEIARAVSPQRVVVALPPGEAARPAAFIARVLESYLDPTQVTSGARVMINERARVIVVDHDVQFTPTVITVKGMTISRLVPPPDPLLAEPVIDRDNFIAMDPGRRADGARLQDLVDAFNTLDVPFEDQANVIKTLHALGNLHATLEVHR, from the coding sequence ATGCCGACCGCCCGCGCAGAACCCTCCCGCACGTCCTCCTGGATCCTCGTCCTGCTCGGCCTCCTCGCCGTCGCGGCGGGCGTGCCCGCCGCGGCGGTGCAGGTGCAGGACATCGCCCGGCTCCGCGGGGCCGAGGGGATGCCGCTCTTGGGCGTGGGCCTCGTCGTCGGCTTGAACGGGACCGGCGACAAGAAGCTCGGTCCGGCCCACCGGATGCTCAAGCAGATGGTCGCCCAGCTCGCGGACGACACGGCGGTGCTCGACGACTTCGACGGCACCAAGTCCATCGCGCTGGTCCACGTGCACGGGCGGCTGCCCGAGACCGGCTCGGCCGGCGGCGACCTGCTCGACTGCTACGTCGACGTCGCCGGCACCGCGACCTCGCTGGTGGGCGGTCGCCTGCTCGTGACCCCGATGAAGGGCCCGGTCGCGGGCGACGGCGGCTCGGGCGGGGGCATCTTCGCCTTCGCCTCGGGCAGCCTCGTCGTGGAGGACCCGGAGATGCCGGCTTCGGCCCGGGTGGGGGACGGCCTGCACGTCGTCCGCGACCTCACGCCCGCGGTGCTGTCCGCGGACGGCACGATGGAGCTGCTGCTCCACGAGGCCAACGCCTCGTGGCCGGTGGCCAAGAACGTCGCGGCGCTGGTCAACGGCCTCGGCCCGCTCGGGCAGGACCTGGAGATCGCCCGTGCGGTGTCGCCGCAGCGGGTCGTCGTGGCGCTCCCGCCGGGCGAGGCGGCGCGGCCGGCGGCCTTCATCGCCCGCGTGCTGGAGAGCTACCTCGACCCGACACAGGTGACCAGCGGGGCCCGCGTGATGATCAACGAGCGGGCCCGCGTGATCGTCGTCGATCACGACGTGCAGTTCACGCCGACGGTGATCACCGTGAAGGGCATGACGATCTCGAGGCTCGTCCCGCCGCCGGATCCGCTGCTGGCGGAGCCGGTGATCGACCGGGACAACTTCATCGCGATGGACCCCGGCCGGCGCGCCGACGGCGCCCGCCTGCAGGACCTCGTCGACGCCTTCAACACGCTGGACGTCCCCTTCGAGGACCAGGCCAACGTCATCAAGACGCTGCACGCCCTGGGCAACCTGCACGCAACGCTGGAGGTCCACCGGTGA